The following are from one region of the Synechococcus sp. CBW1108 genome:
- the rpsB gene encoding 30S ribosomal protein S2, with amino-acid sequence MAVVTLSEMMEAGAHFGHQTRRWNPKMSRYIYCARNGVHIIDLVQTAVCMNNAYKWTRSAARSGKRFLFVGTKKQASEVIALEANRCGASYVNQRWLGGMLTNWTTMRARIDRLKDLERMESSGAIALRPKKEAAVLRRELERLQKYLGGLKNMRRLPDVVVLVDQRRETNAVLEARKLDIPLVSMLDTNCDPDLCDVPIPCNDDAVRSVQLVLGRLADAINEGRQGAHDQGREEEG; translated from the coding sequence ATGGCTGTCGTCACTCTCTCCGAAATGATGGAGGCGGGCGCCCACTTCGGGCACCAGACCCGTCGCTGGAACCCGAAGATGTCGCGCTACATCTATTGCGCGCGCAATGGCGTACACATCATTGATCTTGTGCAGACAGCCGTCTGCATGAACAACGCCTACAAATGGACCCGCAGCGCCGCCCGCAGTGGCAAACGCTTCCTGTTCGTCGGCACCAAGAAGCAGGCCTCTGAGGTGATCGCCCTTGAGGCCAACCGCTGCGGGGCCTCCTACGTCAACCAGCGCTGGCTGGGCGGCATGCTCACCAATTGGACCACCATGCGGGCCCGCATCGACCGTCTCAAAGACCTGGAGCGGATGGAGAGCTCAGGTGCCATCGCCCTGCGCCCCAAGAAGGAAGCGGCGGTGCTGCGCCGCGAGCTGGAGAGGCTCCAAAAATATCTCGGCGGCCTCAAAAACATGCGCCGCCTGCCCGACGTGGTGGTGCTGGTGGATCAGCGCCGGGAAACCAACGCCGTGCTCGAGGCGCGTAAATTGGATATCCCGCTGGTGTCGATGCTTGACACCAACTGCGACCCCGATCTCTGCGACGTGCCGATTCCCTGCAACGACGACGCCGTGCGCTCGGTGCAGCTGGTGCTCGGGCGCCTGGCTGATGCGATCAACGAAGGTCGTCAGGGTGCCCATGACCAGGGCCGTGAAGAGGAGGGCTGA
- the tsf gene encoding translation elongation factor Ts translates to MAEISAKLVKELRDQTGAGMMDCKKALTECSGDASKAVEWLRQKGIATAEKKSGRVAAEGAIGSYIHTGARVGVLVEVNCETDFVARGEVFQELLRNVAMQIAACPSVEYVSVDQIPAAVSDREKAIEMGRDDLAGKPDQMKVKIVEGRIGKRLKELALLDQPFIKDSSVTVAEMVKQVAGKVGENIQVRRFNRFTLGEGIEVEKADFAAEVAAMSQAS, encoded by the coding sequence ATGGCTGAGATTTCGGCAAAGCTCGTCAAGGAACTGCGCGACCAAACCGGCGCAGGAATGATGGACTGCAAGAAGGCCCTCACGGAATGTTCCGGCGATGCCTCTAAGGCCGTCGAATGGCTGCGCCAGAAAGGGATTGCCACCGCTGAGAAGAAGTCGGGTCGCGTTGCGGCCGAAGGTGCCATCGGCAGCTACATCCATACGGGCGCCCGCGTCGGTGTGCTGGTGGAGGTCAACTGCGAAACCGACTTCGTCGCCCGGGGCGAAGTTTTCCAGGAGCTGCTGCGCAATGTGGCCATGCAGATTGCGGCCTGCCCGAGCGTCGAATACGTGAGCGTTGACCAGATTCCTGCGGCGGTTTCCGATCGTGAGAAGGCCATTGAGATGGGTCGCGATGACCTGGCGGGCAAGCCAGACCAGATGAAGGTCAAGATCGTCGAGGGGCGAATTGGCAAACGACTCAAGGAACTGGCTCTGCTGGACCAACCCTTCATTAAGGACAGTTCCGTCACCGTGGCCGAAATGGTGAAGCAGGTGGCAGGCAAGGTGGGCGAAAACATCCAGGTGCGTCGCTTCAACCGCTTCACCCTTGGTGAGGGCATTGAGGTGGAGAAAGCTGATTTCGCCGCTGAGGTGGCAGCGATGTCCCAGGCCAGCTGA
- the recG gene encoding ATP-dependent DNA helicase RecG, whose amino-acid sequence MAAGHQPSPASAEPAALDPWLQALQQALELEATRGFANLKGRQSCFNAFLAQQLQQGPQGLPAAELERVLALREGFLRYDELSLARRQSLVRQCRERLHALRQAHRPVLAVAPPRLRLVPASQPGSQPGGKAGAVRNFNADTPLAEIPGVGPKTASRLAQLGLLLARDLLHYYPRDYLDYANLVRIAALEPGRTATIVATVRRSHAFASPRNPNLSILELQLVDCTGRIRVSRFFAGQRFSSPGWLKTQQRQYPPGATVAVSGLVKETAYGPAFQDPLIEVLESAQAPVRSGAIGRMLPVYGLTEGLGADRLRQLVEAVMPLLRDWPDPLPEPIRRSQGLIGRADALTQIHAPANKEQLQASRRRLVFDEFLLLQLSLAQRRHQLRQRPAPPLLLLPGGEGLVERFLAILPFALTRAQERVLAEIRADLARPQPMARLVQGDVGSGKTVVALASLLCAIEAGCQGALMAPTEVLAEQHYRKLGVWLPQLHVSSALLTGSTPAPRRRALLQDLANGQLQLLVGTHALLEDPVQFDRLGLVVVDEQHRFGVRQRNRLLAKGLQPHLLTMTATPIPRTLALSLHGDLDVSQIDGLPPGRQPIRTLLLKGSQRQRAYGLIREQVALGQRAYVVLPLVEESEKLDLRSAVEVYHQLKEEVFAELRVGLLHGRLNSADKQAAIAAFAAGDTQVLVSTTVVEVGVDVPEASVMLIDHAERFGLAQLHQLRGRVGRGAAASHCLLINESSNVLARQRLELLVRSSDGFEIAEMDLRLRGPGQVLGTRQSGLPDLALASLTDDGDVLERARAVAQEITQADPNLQAHPGLAQALAEQRRRQMDQAARLN is encoded by the coding sequence GTGGCTGCAGGACATCAACCCAGCCCCGCCAGCGCCGAGCCTGCCGCCCTAGATCCCTGGCTGCAGGCCCTGCAGCAGGCGTTGGAGCTGGAGGCGACCCGGGGCTTCGCCAACCTCAAGGGGCGGCAGAGCTGCTTCAATGCCTTCCTGGCCCAGCAGTTGCAGCAGGGCCCCCAGGGGCTGCCAGCAGCGGAGTTGGAGCGGGTGCTAGCCCTGCGCGAGGGTTTCCTCCGCTATGACGAGCTCTCCCTCGCCAGACGTCAGTCGCTAGTGCGCCAATGCCGCGAGCGCCTGCATGCCCTCCGCCAGGCCCATCGCCCCGTGCTGGCCGTGGCCCCACCCCGGTTGCGGCTGGTGCCAGCCAGTCAGCCAGGCAGCCAGCCAGGCGGCAAGGCTGGGGCAGTCAGGAACTTCAATGCCGATACCCCCCTCGCCGAGATCCCCGGAGTTGGCCCCAAGACGGCCAGCCGGCTGGCCCAGCTGGGGCTGCTGCTGGCACGCGACCTCCTTCACTACTACCCACGCGACTACCTCGACTACGCCAATCTGGTGCGGATCGCTGCCCTGGAGCCCGGGCGCACCGCCACGATCGTGGCCACGGTGCGCCGCAGCCACGCTTTTGCCAGCCCCCGCAATCCCAACCTCTCGATTTTGGAGTTGCAACTTGTCGACTGCACCGGTCGCATCCGGGTCAGCCGTTTTTTTGCCGGCCAGCGTTTTTCGAGCCCAGGCTGGCTGAAAACCCAGCAGCGCCAGTATCCGCCCGGGGCCACCGTCGCCGTCAGTGGGCTGGTCAAGGAAACTGCCTACGGCCCGGCATTTCAGGATCCCCTGATCGAGGTGCTCGAGTCGGCCCAGGCGCCGGTGCGCTCAGGCGCCATCGGCCGGATGCTGCCCGTCTATGGACTCACCGAGGGCCTGGGGGCCGACCGTCTGCGCCAGCTGGTGGAAGCTGTGATGCCCTTGCTGCGGGATTGGCCTGACCCCCTGCCGGAGCCGATCCGCCGCAGCCAGGGGCTGATAGGCCGTGCCGATGCCCTCACCCAGATCCATGCCCCGGCCAACAAAGAGCAGTTGCAGGCCAGCCGGCGGCGATTGGTGTTTGATGAATTCCTGCTGCTCCAGCTCTCTCTGGCCCAGCGCCGCCACCAGCTCCGTCAGCGGCCGGCCCCACCCCTGCTGTTGCTGCCCGGTGGGGAGGGCTTGGTGGAGCGTTTCCTTGCCATCCTGCCCTTTGCACTGACGCGGGCCCAGGAGCGGGTTTTGGCCGAAATCCGGGCCGACCTGGCCCGCCCCCAGCCGATGGCCCGCCTGGTGCAGGGCGATGTGGGCAGCGGTAAGACCGTCGTCGCCCTGGCCTCCCTGCTCTGCGCCATCGAGGCCGGTTGCCAGGGGGCCCTGATGGCCCCGACCGAGGTGTTGGCTGAGCAGCACTACCGCAAGCTGGGCGTGTGGCTGCCCCAGCTCCATGTCAGCTCGGCCCTGCTCACCGGCTCAACCCCCGCCCCCCGGCGCCGGGCCCTGCTGCAGGACCTGGCCAATGGCCAGTTGCAATTGCTGGTGGGTACCCACGCCCTGCTGGAAGACCCGGTGCAGTTCGACCGCCTGGGGCTGGTGGTGGTGGATGAACAGCATCGCTTCGGCGTGCGCCAACGCAATCGCCTGCTGGCCAAGGGGCTTCAGCCCCACCTGCTGACGATGACGGCCACGCCGATTCCCCGCACCCTGGCCCTCTCCCTGCATGGAGACCTCGACGTCAGCCAGATCGATGGTCTGCCCCCCGGGCGCCAGCCGATCCGCACCCTCCTGCTCAAGGGCAGCCAGCGGCAGCGGGCCTATGGGTTGATCCGGGAACAGGTGGCCCTGGGCCAACGGGCCTATGTGGTGCTGCCCCTAGTGGAGGAATCGGAAAAACTCGACCTGCGCTCGGCCGTGGAGGTCTATCACCAGCTCAAGGAAGAGGTATTTGCCGAACTGCGGGTGGGTCTGTTGCATGGTCGGCTCAACAGCGCCGACAAGCAGGCTGCCATCGCTGCCTTTGCCGCCGGTGACACCCAGGTGCTGGTGAGCACCACGGTGGTGGAGGTAGGTGTGGATGTTCCCGAGGCCAGTGTGATGCTGATCGACCATGCCGAGCGCTTCGGCCTAGCCCAGTTGCACCAGCTGCGCGGCCGGGTGGGCCGGGGGGCGGCCGCCTCCCACTGTCTGCTGATCAACGAGAGCAGCAACGTGCTGGCCCGCCAGCGGCTGGAACTGCTGGTGCGCTCCAGCGACGGCTTCGAGATTGCCGAGATGGACCTGCGCCTGAGGGGGCCGGGCCAGGTGCTGGGAACCCGTCAGTCGGGCCTGCCCGATCTCGCCCTGGCCAGCCTCACCGACGATGGCGACGTGCTGGAACGGGCCCGGGCCGTGGCCCAGGAAATCACTCAGGCCGATCCCAACCTGCAGGCCCATCCGGGTCTGGCCCAGGCCCTGGCCGAGCAACGGCGCCGCCAGATGGACCAGGCCGCCCGCCTCAATTGA
- a CDS encoding M15 family metallopeptidase, producing MPLRPWSPIPIHDCGEPLLPLAGALWRLEPHPYLALGAPYGPDGNPFLLRTGVVDRLLQAQHSLRQEHPDLRLAIFDGWRPLAVQRFMVRHALVGECRRLGVDPDADSPERALVAAEVGRFWAPPSGDPATPPPHSTGAAVDLTLAAGCGAPLPMGGAIDAIGPISEPDFHAAAARLDPGGEAARWHRHRHWLAEAMAAAGFVQHPNEWWHFSWGDQLWAWRSGASQARYGRVGKDEESEL from the coding sequence ATGCCTCTGCGTCCCTGGAGTCCGATTCCGATCCACGACTGCGGTGAGCCGCTGCTGCCCCTGGCTGGGGCCCTGTGGCGGCTGGAACCCCATCCCTACCTGGCCCTGGGAGCTCCCTACGGCCCCGATGGCAACCCCTTTTTGCTGCGCACCGGGGTGGTGGATCGGTTGCTCCAGGCGCAGCATTCGCTCCGGCAGGAGCACCCAGACCTGCGCCTGGCCATCTTTGATGGCTGGCGCCCCCTGGCAGTGCAGCGCTTCATGGTGCGCCACGCCCTGGTGGGTGAATGCCGCCGCCTCGGCGTTGATCCCGATGCCGATTCGCCGGAGCGGGCCCTGGTGGCCGCTGAAGTGGGGCGTTTCTGGGCGCCCCCGAGCGGGGATCCCGCCACGCCGCCCCCCCACAGCACTGGAGCGGCGGTCGACCTCACCCTGGCCGCCGGCTGCGGAGCGCCCCTGCCCATGGGTGGCGCCATCGATGCAATCGGGCCCATATCGGAGCCGGACTTCCATGCCGCCGCCGCCCGGCTAGATCCTGGTGGGGAGGCGGCTCGCTGGCACCGGCACCGGCACTGGCTGGCCGAGGCGATGGCTGCCGCCGGCTTTGTCCAGCATCCCAACGAGTGGTGGCACTTCAGCTGGGGAGACCAGCTGTGGGCCTGGCGCAGTGGTGCCAGCCAGGCCCGCTACGGTCGGGTGGGCAAAGACGAGGAGTCGGAACTTTGA
- the sir gene encoding sulfite reductase, ferredoxin dependent, whose protein sequence is MDGSSSSQASTSKPPSKLPSKTPSKFEQLKTNSGHLKEPLLGELGNEAPNFSDGAIQILKFHGSYQQDNRDNRRKGEEKDWQMMLRLRNPGGRVPGGLYLAIDELADRLGNGTLRATTRQAFQMHGVHKENLKEVIGTIVRQLGSTLSACGDINRNVMAPAAPFEKGAYPAARQLADDIADLLTPQAAEGSYLDIWVDGELSYRIKPSNSVKTARARQQEGGVFSGDSSEPLYGATYLPRKFKVAVTVPGDNSVDLLTQDIGLVLFCDPQCRAKGCNVYVGGGMGRTHNKEETFARTADPLGYVASEHLLDLVQSILALQRDHGDREQRRHARMKYLIHDRGVAWFKQELQASYFGHPIKPLRPEPKGKLEDYLGWHRQSKGLWFVGLPVLSGRLAGELKAGLRQLVATYKLEVRLTPNQDVLLCNIGTAQRSSVREALAALGYETPEQTAPLARHALACPALPLCGLAVTEAERILPAVLERLDTLLQRNGISKSVLVRMTGCPNGCARPYMAEIGLVGSGVDQYQLWLGGTPNLSRLAEPYLEKMALADLEVTLEPLLQAWQGAGGRSSLGDFVTKSGRSAVDAWLAAGLQSSDSSSLPTRP, encoded by the coding sequence ATGGACGGATCCAGTAGTAGCCAAGCTTCTACCAGTAAGCCCCCGTCAAAGCTTCCGTCAAAGACCCCGTCCAAATTTGAACAGCTCAAGACCAACAGCGGCCACCTGAAGGAGCCCCTGCTCGGGGAACTCGGCAACGAAGCTCCCAATTTCAGTGATGGCGCGATCCAGATCCTGAAATTTCACGGCAGCTACCAACAGGACAACCGTGACAATCGCCGCAAGGGGGAGGAAAAGGATTGGCAAATGATGTTGCGGCTGCGCAACCCCGGCGGCAGGGTTCCCGGCGGGCTCTATCTGGCAATCGACGAGCTGGCCGACAGGCTTGGCAATGGCACCCTGCGGGCCACCACCCGCCAGGCCTTCCAGATGCACGGCGTCCACAAGGAAAACCTCAAGGAGGTGATCGGCACGATCGTGCGCCAACTCGGCTCCACCCTCTCGGCCTGTGGGGACATCAACCGCAATGTGATGGCTCCGGCCGCACCCTTCGAGAAAGGTGCCTACCCGGCTGCCCGCCAGCTGGCCGATGACATCGCCGACCTGCTCACCCCGCAGGCAGCCGAAGGCTCCTACCTCGACATCTGGGTGGACGGCGAGCTCAGTTACCGGATCAAGCCCAGCAACAGCGTAAAAACAGCCAGGGCCCGCCAGCAGGAGGGCGGAGTATTCAGCGGCGACAGCAGCGAACCTCTCTATGGGGCCACCTATCTGCCGCGCAAATTCAAGGTGGCCGTCACCGTTCCCGGGGACAACTCGGTCGACCTACTCACCCAGGACATCGGCCTGGTGCTGTTCTGTGATCCCCAGTGCAGAGCCAAGGGCTGCAACGTCTACGTGGGAGGTGGCATGGGTCGCACCCACAACAAGGAGGAAACCTTCGCCCGCACGGCCGACCCCCTCGGCTACGTAGCCAGCGAACATCTGCTCGATCTGGTGCAGTCGATCCTGGCCCTGCAGCGCGACCACGGTGACCGGGAGCAGCGGCGCCATGCCCGGATGAAGTACCTGATCCACGACCGCGGCGTGGCCTGGTTCAAGCAGGAGCTCCAGGCCAGCTATTTCGGCCATCCGATCAAGCCCCTGCGGCCAGAGCCCAAGGGCAAGCTCGAGGATTACCTCGGCTGGCACCGCCAGTCCAAGGGCCTTTGGTTTGTCGGCTTGCCGGTGCTCAGCGGGCGGCTGGCCGGGGAGCTCAAAGCCGGCCTGCGTCAGCTGGTGGCCACCTACAAACTCGAGGTGCGGCTCACCCCAAACCAGGACGTGCTGCTCTGCAACATCGGCACGGCCCAGCGCTCAAGCGTGCGCGAGGCCCTGGCGGCTCTGGGTTACGAAACTCCGGAGCAGACCGCCCCCCTGGCGCGCCACGCTTTAGCCTGCCCCGCCCTGCCCCTCTGCGGCTTGGCGGTGACCGAGGCAGAGCGGATTCTTCCAGCGGTGCTGGAGCGACTCGACACGCTGCTGCAGCGCAATGGCATCTCCAAGTCGGTGCTGGTGCGCATGACCGGCTGCCCCAATGGCTGTGCCCGCCCCTACATGGCCGAGATCGGCCTGGTGGGCAGTGGAGTCGACCAATACCAACTGTGGCTCGGCGGCACCCCCAACCTCAGCCGTCTGGCGGAGCCCTACCTTGAAAAAATGGCGCTGGCCGATCTGGAAGTCACCCTGGAGCCCCTGCTGCAGGCCTGGCAAGGGGCCGGCGGGCGCAGCAGCCTGGGGGATTTCGTAACCAAGAGTGGCCGCTCGGCAGTTGATGCCTGGTTAGCTGCCGGGCTTCAAAGTTCCGACTCCTCGTCTTTGCCCACCCGACCGTAG
- the glyS gene encoding glycine--tRNA ligase subunit beta — MSTFLLEIGTEEMPADFVRLALPQLQQLVGRDLASLRLCSSQIRCTSTPRRLVVWVDGLPERQPDLEEERKGPPSAQGWKDGQPTAAALGFARRCGVAAEALRSRDTPKGPFVFARCVAAGLPTVTVLAEQIPLWLAALQGRRFMRWGAGEIRFSRPVRWLLAYLDAMPIPVSLVGSDPGISTTTVSRGHRLHSAAVAIGSAQAYFPAMAAAGVVVDRDRRAELIRAAVDQAAAAHQADADLPDSLFDELVDLVESPSLLEGRFAERYLDLPAEVLCTVMRSHQRYVPLYRQGRSNDPLGLDARQSLLPRFLCIGNGLPAAAATVARGNERVLRARLADAEFFVSADRAVASIDRRDQLARVTFAAGLGSLLERTERLEWCTDVLLQQLELPAGSPELARRAAHLCKHDLVSQMVGEFPELQGAMGGKYLLAEGEPRGVALAVLEHYLPRGAGDGLPSSPAGAVLALAERLELLLSIYAMGERPTGSSDPYALRRAGQGLLQILWDRGWRLDLNALLDRCSLHWAQLLPQLGVDAQALANDLAEFLRQRLLTLLEEDGLDGDLVQAAAGETVALERVLGDPEDARQRAALLVQLRRSGELTAVQAVVTRATRLAEHSELSTTVLSADGVVNADLFEKESESAMLAVLSALEPIALAGSPERYGQLARDLAAGADALAAFFDGPQSVMVMAQDQVVRTNRLNLLAVLRNQASVLADFSRIGG; from the coding sequence TTGTCGACCTTCCTGCTCGAAATCGGCACCGAGGAAATGCCCGCCGATTTTGTCCGGCTGGCCCTGCCCCAGCTCCAGCAACTGGTGGGCCGCGATCTGGCCAGCCTGCGGCTGTGTTCCAGCCAGATTCGCTGCACCAGCACGCCCCGGCGGCTGGTTGTCTGGGTGGATGGGCTGCCGGAGCGCCAGCCAGACCTGGAAGAGGAGCGCAAGGGACCTCCTTCGGCCCAGGGCTGGAAGGACGGCCAGCCGACCGCGGCGGCCCTGGGTTTTGCCAGACGATGTGGTGTGGCCGCCGAGGCTTTGCGGAGCCGCGATACCCCCAAGGGTCCCTTTGTCTTTGCCCGCTGCGTCGCGGCGGGTCTGCCGACGGTGACCGTGCTGGCAGAGCAGATCCCGCTCTGGCTCGCTGCCCTTCAGGGACGCCGTTTCATGCGCTGGGGCGCCGGGGAGATCCGCTTTTCCCGGCCCGTCCGCTGGCTTTTGGCCTATCTGGATGCCATGCCGATACCGGTCTCCCTGGTAGGTAGCGACCCGGGCATCAGCACCACTACGGTGAGCCGGGGCCATCGACTCCACAGCGCCGCCGTAGCTATTGGCAGCGCCCAGGCCTACTTCCCTGCCATGGCTGCTGCGGGGGTCGTGGTGGATCGGGATCGCCGCGCCGAACTGATCCGGGCGGCCGTGGACCAGGCCGCCGCCGCCCACCAGGCAGATGCCGACCTGCCCGACAGCCTGTTTGACGAGTTGGTCGATCTGGTCGAGTCGCCCTCCCTGCTGGAAGGCCGCTTTGCTGAGCGCTACCTCGACCTCCCCGCCGAGGTGCTGTGCACCGTCATGCGGTCCCACCAGCGCTATGTGCCGCTCTATCGCCAGGGGCGCAGCAACGACCCCCTCGGCCTAGATGCCCGCCAGAGCCTGCTGCCCCGCTTCCTCTGCATCGGCAATGGCCTGCCTGCGGCGGCGGCCACCGTGGCCCGCGGCAATGAGCGGGTCTTGAGGGCCCGCCTTGCCGATGCCGAGTTCTTTGTCAGTGCCGACCGCGCCGTGGCCAGTATTGATCGCCGCGACCAGCTCGCCCGCGTCACCTTCGCCGCTGGTCTGGGCAGCCTGCTGGAGCGCACTGAACGGCTGGAATGGTGCACCGATGTGCTGCTCCAGCAGCTGGAGCTCCCGGCCGGCTCGCCTGAGCTGGCCCGCCGGGCCGCCCACCTCTGCAAACACGACCTGGTGAGCCAGATGGTAGGCGAGTTCCCGGAACTCCAGGGCGCCATGGGCGGCAAGTACCTCCTGGCCGAGGGAGAGCCCCGTGGGGTCGCCCTGGCTGTGTTGGAGCACTACCTCCCCAGGGGAGCAGGAGATGGCCTGCCCAGCTCCCCTGCCGGCGCTGTGTTGGCCCTTGCTGAACGACTGGAGCTGCTCTTGAGCATCTATGCCATGGGAGAGCGACCGACGGGCTCCTCCGACCCCTACGCCCTTCGCCGCGCCGGCCAGGGACTGCTGCAGATTCTCTGGGATAGGGGCTGGCGCCTGGACCTTAACGCCCTGCTGGACCGTTGTTCCCTCCACTGGGCCCAGCTGCTGCCGCAGCTTGGCGTAGACGCGCAGGCCCTCGCCAACGATCTGGCTGAATTCCTGCGCCAGAGGTTATTGACCCTGCTGGAGGAGGACGGTCTGGACGGCGACCTGGTGCAGGCCGCCGCAGGCGAGACCGTCGCGCTGGAAAGGGTGCTGGGGGACCCGGAGGACGCGCGGCAGCGGGCTGCCCTGCTGGTGCAGTTGCGCCGCAGCGGGGAGCTGACGGCCGTTCAGGCGGTAGTTACCAGGGCCACCCGGCTGGCGGAGCACTCTGAGCTCAGCACCACCGTGCTCAGTGCCGACGGGGTGGTCAATGCCGACCTGTTCGAAAAGGAGAGCGAGTCGGCCATGCTCGCCGTTCTTTCCGCCCTTGAACCGATAGCCCTGGCCGGCTCGCCTGAACGCTATGGCCAGCTGGCCCGGGACCTAGCCGCAGGGGCAGACGCCCTGGCGGCATTTTTCGATGGCCCCCAGAGCGTGATGGTTATGGCCCAGGATCAGGTAGTGCGCACCAACCGTCTCAATCTGTTGGCAGTGCTGCGCAATCAGGCCTCGGTGTTGGCCGACTTCAGCCGAATAGGCGGCTGA
- the chlP gene encoding geranylgeranyl reductase, with protein MLRVAVVGGGPSGSCAAEVLAKAGIQTWIFERKLDNAKPCGGAIPLCMVSEFDLPESIIDRKVRHMKMISPSNREVDINLENEDEYIGMCRREVLDAYLRERASQLGAQLVNGLVTKIETGANRQGPYTLTYSDYSSGEATGESKSLEVDLIVGADGANSRVAKAMDAGDYNVAIAFQERIRLPMEEMKYYEDLAEMYVGTDVSPDFYAWVFPKYDHVAVGTGTMQQNQGLIKSLQVGIRERAKKRLVNGEVIKVEAHPIPEHPRPRRVVGRMALVGDAAGYVTKSSGEGIYFAAKSGRMCAEQIVEASSAGSRIPTEQDLKKYLKKWDRKYGATYKVLEILQNIFYRNDAAREAFVEMCDDKDVQRLTFDSYLYKRVVMMNPWQQLKLTLLTLGSVFRGNALAPQGYKPVSSAVREDAEVNAMLAVSSIKGSIKVTGQGPRSEPGKADQEEREPALAAK; from the coding sequence ATGTTGCGTGTGGCAGTGGTGGGTGGCGGCCCCAGTGGTTCCTGTGCGGCTGAAGTGCTGGCCAAGGCCGGGATTCAAACCTGGATCTTTGAGCGCAAGCTCGATAACGCCAAACCCTGTGGGGGCGCCATTCCGCTCTGCATGGTCAGCGAATTTGACCTGCCCGAGTCGATTATCGATCGCAAGGTGCGTCACATGAAGATGATTTCCCCCTCAAACCGAGAGGTGGATATCAATCTTGAAAACGAAGATGAATACATCGGCATGTGCCGCCGCGAGGTTCTCGACGCCTACCTGCGTGAAAGGGCCTCCCAGCTTGGCGCCCAACTGGTGAACGGTCTGGTGACCAAGATTGAAACCGGCGCCAATCGCCAGGGTCCTTACACCCTCACCTACTCCGACTATTCCAGCGGCGAGGCCACTGGCGAGTCTAAAAGCCTGGAGGTGGACCTGATCGTTGGTGCTGATGGCGCCAACAGCCGCGTAGCCAAGGCCATGGATGCTGGCGACTACAACGTGGCGATCGCCTTTCAGGAACGTATCAGGTTGCCTATGGAGGAAATGAAGTATTACGAAGATCTCGCCGAGATGTACGTGGGTACGGACGTTTCCCCAGATTTTTATGCCTGGGTCTTCCCCAAGTACGATCATGTGGCCGTGGGCACCGGCACCATGCAACAAAACCAGGGCTTGATCAAGAGCCTCCAGGTAGGCATTCGCGAACGGGCCAAGAAGCGTCTGGTCAACGGCGAGGTAATCAAGGTGGAGGCCCACCCAATCCCCGAACATCCCAGGCCGCGGCGGGTTGTGGGTCGCATGGCCCTGGTTGGCGATGCGGCCGGCTACGTGACCAAGAGCTCCGGTGAAGGGATTTACTTTGCGGCCAAGAGCGGTCGTATGTGCGCAGAGCAAATTGTCGAAGCCAGCTCCGCTGGCAGCCGGATTCCAACAGAGCAGGACCTCAAAAAATATCTAAAGAAATGGGACCGGAAATACGGGGCCACCTACAAAGTACTGGAGATTCTTCAAAACATTTTCTATCGCAACGACGCAGCCCGCGAGGCTTTCGTCGAGATGTGCGATGACAAAGATGTTCAGCGGCTTACATTTGACAGCTACCTATATAAGCGCGTTGTCATGATGAATCCCTGGCAACAACTCAAGCTCACCCTCCTCACCCTGGGTTCGGTGTTCAGGGGCAATGCCCTGGCGCCCCAGGGCTATAAGCCTGTCAGCAGTGCAGTTCGGGAAGATGCCGAGGTCAACGCCATGTTGGCGGTGAGCAGCATCAAGGGAAGCATCAAGGTGACTGGCCAAGGGCCCCGGTCAGAACCGGGCAAGGCAGATCAGGAGGAGCGTGAACCTGCGCTGGCTGCCAAGTAG
- a CDS encoding D-alanyl-D-alanine carboxypeptidase family protein, which translates to MPPVIGLDARMGPDGRLLGHFPYAELPDSELAPVAPGLALHRDAAGPLLAMQRDAAQDGVSLVVLSAFRPVGLQKELFFDVKAERSQSARERAMVSAPPGFSEHSTGYAVDLGDGSEPATNLAPSFDQTAAFAWLQAHGARYHFTLSFPRNNPQGVSYEPWHWRFEGSAEALKVFEPAQRLSR; encoded by the coding sequence TTGCCTCCGGTCATTGGCCTCGACGCCCGGATGGGTCCGGATGGTCGTCTGTTGGGCCATTTCCCCTACGCGGAGCTTCCAGACTCGGAGCTGGCTCCGGTGGCCCCTGGGTTGGCCCTGCACCGCGATGCGGCCGGGCCCCTGCTGGCCATGCAGCGCGATGCCGCTCAGGACGGGGTGAGTCTGGTGGTGCTGAGTGCTTTCCGTCCGGTGGGACTCCAGAAGGAGTTGTTCTTTGACGTCAAGGCGGAACGCAGCCAGAGCGCCAGGGAAAGGGCCATGGTTAGCGCTCCTCCCGGCTTTTCCGAACACAGCACTGGCTATGCGGTGGATCTGGGCGATGGGAGCGAGCCGGCAACCAACCTGGCTCCCTCCTTTGACCAGACAGCAGCATTTGCCTGGCTTCAGGCCCATGGGGCCCGCTACCACTTCACCCTCTCATTTCCGCGGAACAATCCCCAGGGGGTGAGTTATGAGCCCTGGCACTGGCGATTCGAGGGCAGTGCCGAGGCCCTCAAGGTATTCGAGCCTGCCCAGCGTCTTTCCCGCTGA